The DNA sequence ATTAGCTTTTGTATCCGGTGTTCATTATCCCATTCTGCCTCGTGTATCCGGTGTTTATTCCGGGGCTCTGATCTGATGGCAATGGTTCCTGTTATTATGGATTATATATGATGTTCTCTCAGCGGAGCGAACCATCAAAAAGAAAAAATGAGGTTTATTAACCTCTAAAAGGGTAAACTCGCGTATATGCCCTTTATCACTGCGCTGGAAGTGTTCCAGTTGTTCACAACTCCAAGGCTGTTCCTTGAGCTTGTTGCATCTGCAGCGTACCATGTATCGCCAACGAGGAGCTGGGCCCAGACATGTCCATAGACGTTACCTGATGTGAAGTTACAGGTCCCGTGCACATACCTGGCAGGTATCCCGGCAGCCCTTGCCAGGGCAACCAGGAGGTGTGTGTGGTCCACACAGTTACCTGTCCTGTTTTTGAGTGTGCCCACTGCGCCGTACTTCGTATTATAGTAGAAGCTGTAGTTTATATTGTCACGCACCCAGCCGAAGACGGCCTCCGCCCTGGAAAACGTCGAGGTCAGCCCCCTTGTTATCTCAGATGCAAGGGATCTGATATCAGGACTGTCCACGGGACAGCTGGCTGACGAGGCGAGGTACCTTGCGGTGCTCTCACCCCTGTAGGGGTCATTCTCTGGCCGGTTCTTCAGGGAGGACGCCAGCCTCGTCACGGTCACGGTGTTCGGAAGTCTTTTGTTGCTGCTGTAGAAGCTCAGGACCCTTGAAATGGAGTATACAAGGCTCTCATACGAGATTCTACCTTTACTTGATCCTGCATAATTTGGGGCCCTATGGTTCTTCTCCATGAACCCCTGAACGCCGGATGCCACCTTGAGGTACTCTAACCTTGTGAGAGTACCCCTGGCATCACCTGCAGGGTTTGCTGCCTCACCGGCAGTTACCGGTGCGACTGGGGTGTTCTTCCCCAGATTTATCTGGTTGAGGCATTTAACCATAAGATGCAGAAACTGGGCTATACCAAGCCTCTGGTTTGCCACCTGCACATACCCGGGTAGGCTCTGATTCCTGTCAATGTAGTTCTTCAGTGAATTGGCCGCTGCAAGTATCTGCTCCCTTGTGAACCCTGAATTGCCACTGGCAGCATCGCTGCTGCCGGAATTGTTACTGGTGGGTGTGGAGGATTTCACAGAATTCAGTGCGTCCAGTTTGATGTGGTTTGGAAGGCGCTGATTTGCCACTTTAAAATTAATTGCCCTTGCAAATAGCCACACAAGTGATTCGAATCCTATCTTCTGGTCCCTGAAGCCTATGTATCCGGGCGCCCCTCCTGAGGAGAGGACCCTCCCTGCAACTTCAAGGTAATCCTTAAGGTAAATTGAGCCTTTGAGCATGGTCCCTGATGTTTTCCCTGGAACCTGGACCTGATTCACTGTGGGTGTCCGGTTGAGGACGTAGTATGCTTCAAGCTGCAGGAACTGTGCCATGTTCACCTTAACGCTTCCAACCTCAACTGTGAGGGGAAGACGTTTATTCCTTGCTATGAAGGCGTTGACACGGACTGCGGCGTCCTCAACATCGGCCCGTGAAACGGATGGGCCCGCTGCAGAGTCCAGAGTCCTGTTAGCCTCTGCACTCCCATTAACCACTGCAACTGTGGAGTTTGACTCCATCACCGTACTGCAGGTTTTCACTGTCATATTATCAGGAAGCAGTGCTTCTTCACCTTGTGTGTTCTGGGCATAGATCTCTCCGGTATTAAGTAACACCATGCATGCAAAGAGCACGCACAGCAGTTGCATACCACGGGATATACTATCGCCTCCAGAATGCAGGACGGAATCCTGCAGCTA is a window from the Methanothermobacter thermautotrophicus str. Delta H genome containing:
- a CDS encoding pseudomurein-binding repeat-containing protein translates to MKTCSTVMESNSTVAVVNGSAEANRTLDSAAGPSVSRADVEDAAVRVNAFIARNKRLPLTVEVGSVKVNMAQFLQLEAYYVLNRTPTVNQVQVPGKTSGTMLKGSIYLKDYLEVAGRVLSSGGAPGYIGFRDQKIGFESLVWLFARAINFKVANQRLPNHIKLDALNSVKSSTPTSNNSGSSDAASGNSGFTREQILAAANSLKNYIDRNQSLPGYVQVANQRLGIAQFLHLMVKCLNQINLGKNTPVAPVTAGEAANPAGDARGTLTRLEYLKVASGVQGFMEKNHRAPNYAGSSKGRISYESLVYSISRVLSFYSSNKRLPNTVTVTRLASSLKNRPENDPYRGESTARYLASSASCPVDSPDIRSLASEITRGLTSTFSRAEAVFGWVRDNINYSFYYNTKYGAVGTLKNRTGNCVDHTHLLVALARAAGIPARYVHGTCNFTSGNVYGHVWAQLLVGDTWYAADATSSRNSLGVVNNWNTSSAVIKGIYASLPF